In Falsibacillus pallidus, the genomic window AGAAAAAGGAAGACCAAAAAGATACATCTACTGTTGTAAAACAGGAGAAGAAAACTGAGAAGAAAACAGAAAAGAAAGCACAAGCACCTTCCGCAACAGTGAAAAAAGAGGCATCCAAGACAGAAAGTGCAAAAGATGAAGAAAGCGGCGGATCAGGTACAATGATCTTCGGCCTATTCATTTTAATCATTGTCATCCTATTCTTCCTGATTCCTGTAATCAAGCGCAGGCCATTGATCGCCCACAAAATGCGTTCTAAGAAATTAATTTGGAACCTTGTGCTGGGATTGATCTATTGCGTATTTTGGTTCATCATTTTAATTATCATTATCATCGAACTCGTACATTCCTTCATTAAGAGGAAGTAGTTTTCGGTATCAAAAAAAGCGAATCCCGTAGATAAGGGATTCGCTTTTTTTGTTAATGATAAAAAAATAGTAATTATCAAAATATTTTCTAAAATCAATTGACAAGTTTTCCTGTGAGTGATAATTTTAAATAAAGTATTGTTCTTTATAAAGAACAAAATGAAATTAAATTTATTGCTAATACATATAAAACCTTTGTCCCTCATAAGATTATTTGAAATTAGCCTTTTAATTGATTTCTTTCAGGAATTCTATGCGATAAACGTTCTGTAACAAGAACGAAATAGATTTTGGAGGCCATTAACATTATGAGTGCAATTGCTGGAATATACCATTTCAATAATGAACCGATACCTGCTGAAGACTGCTGTGGAATGATGAATGCGCTAAAACATTTTCCGGCAAATGATATAAAAGCGATGAGTCGCAGTAATATCTTTCTTGGATGCCACGCCCAATGGATTACTCCAGAATCGATTGGTGAAGTGGTTCCCTACTATGATTATGAAAGACAGCTGGCTATCACATCAGATGCCATCATCGATAACCGAGCAGAACTATTTGAAATGCTGCAAATTGATAAGGATGAAAGAAAATCAATGCCGGACAGCAAATTGATTCTGCTCGCCTATTCTAAATGGGGAGAAGAAACTCCTAAACATCTCATCGGTGATTTTGCATTCATGATTTGGGACGAAAAGAATCAAAAGCTCTTTGGGGCAAGGGATTTTTCAGGAACGAGAACGCTTTATTACTATAAGGACTATCAGAGAATGGCGTTTTGCACCACAATCAAGCCGCTGCTGACATTGCCGTATGTAGAGAAAGAGTTGAATGAACAATGGATTGCGGAGTTTTTGGCGATACCTGTGAGAGCAGATTCGGTAGATACGTCTTCAACTGTTTATAAACGTGTAAATCAAATTCCTCCTTCACATAGTGTCACAGTCGAGAATGGAAAAATTTCGTTTAATAGATATTGCAAGTTAAATTGTGAATCGAAAATAAAGTTAAAGTCAAACGGAGAATATGAAGAAGCGTTCCGAGAAGTGTTCCAAAGAGCTGTAGACGCTAGATTAAGAACGCACCGCAGTGTAGGGGCACACTTAAGCGGAGGATTGGATTCAGGATCCGTAGTCAGTTTTGCTGCAAAGTCATTGGCAAAAGAAAATAAAAAACTACATACATTCAGTTATGTACCAGTGGATGATTTTGTGGATTGGACACCCCGATATCGAGTGGCTGATGAGAGGCCATTAATTAAGTCAACTGTAAATTATGTTGGAAATATAGAAGATAATTATTTAAATTTTGCAGATCAAAATTCATTTACAGAAATTGATGATTGGCTAGAATTACTGGAAATGCCCTATAAGAGTTTTGAGAACTCATTTTGGATTAAAGGAATCTATGAAAAAGTTCGAAATCAAGATATAGGTGTATTGTTAAATGGACAAAGAGGAAATTGGACTATTTCTTGGGGGCCGGTCCTTGACTATAATGCCATTCTCTTAAAAAGGATGCATTTGCTGAAACTATATAAAGAAGTTAGATTATACGCTGCTAATGTGGGTGTAACGAAATCAAGAGTATTATCTTTTGTCGGTAAGAAGGCCTATCCACAAGTCGCACAGCATTTTTCAAAAGTGGCCGAATATGAAAACTCCATGATGATTAATCCTGATTTTGCATCAAGATCAAATGTTATTGAAAAAATTGAAAACGAAGGAATCAAAGTTTCCGGGAACTTAAGTAGTGCTTATGAAGTGAGGAATCATCAATTTGAGAAATCATTCTTTTGGAATTTAAACGGTGTAATTGGATCCAAAATGTCCCTAAGATATTCGGTCTGGGAACGTGATCCCACAAATGATTTGGATGTCATTCGATTTTGTTTATCCGTTCCAGAACATCAATATGTTCAAAATGGACTAGATCGTTCTCTCATAAGAAGAGCAACAAAAAATTACCTGCCTGATAATATTCGATTAAATCAGCGTACCCGTGGGATTCAAGGAACGGATGGCATCCATCGGATGAAGCCTTTCTGGGCTGAATTCATTCATGAAATTGAAAAGTTGATGCTAGATGAAGAGATGAAAGAGTACCTAAATATATCAGTACTCTCAGAAGCATTAGCTAAATTGCGTCATGAACCTAAAGAAAATCAAGTATTCGATTCAGAATTCAGGATATTAATGAGAAGTTTAATTTTCTACCGTTTTATGAAAAAGAATATTTGAAAGGAGGTGAAAGAATGAAAAAAGTTTGGGAAGAACCAAAATTAGAAGTATTAGATGTAAAGATGACTATGGCTGGACCTGGAAAAGCAACTCCTGATGCTGTTCAAGATGATGTTGATGAAACGGTTCATTACAGCTGATTTCCTGAAAATTGCAATCTTAAACGCCCTTATACAGAAATGAGTATGAGGGTTTTTTTAAAATTAAATGGAGTGAAAACATTGATAAATACTGAAACGAGAGTCATTTATAAAGCATTTGGGCTAACCATTAGAAGTGAAATACCTTTGCCTGAATTACTGACAGCTGAAGTTAAGGATACCTCTGTAGATGTGGAGATAAAGCTTCAGGATCTTCAATCCCAATGGAATGACCTATTATCTAATCCTCCACAAAAAGTTGTCGTTAAAAAAAACTTTGTAATGTTCTGCATTACTGATACTGCAATCTTCTCAGTACAGGACGGTAACTTAATAGCCGTCTCTCCAATAGCAGGAGCTGATGAAAACAAAATAAGGTTATATATTTTGGGCACATGCATGGGAGCAATATTAATGCAGAGAAAAACAATGCCGCTGCATGGTAGTGCCATTGAGATCAATGGCAAGGCATATGCTTTTGTAGGGGAATCGGGTGCAGGAAAATCCACGCTTGCAGCGGCTTTTTTGGAAAAGGGATACAGACTGATCAGTGATGATGTCATTGCAGTGGCTTTTTCGAGAAATCAGACGCCAGTCGTGATGCCATCCTATCCACAGCAAAAATTATGGGAAGAAAGTTTAAAAGGTTTTGGTATGGATGAGAAATTCTATCTTCCATTATTTGAAAGGGAAACAAAATATGCAATTCCCGTTCAAGATAAGTTTCTCAATTCTGTACTGCCGCTTGGTGGTGTTTTTGAGCTTATAAAAGGTGAAGGAGACGCAATAACTCTTAATCGAATTCAAAGTCTTTCAAAATTAACGGTATTTTTCCAGCATACTTTTAGAAGTTCCTTTCTATCTCCCTTAGGTTTAATGGACTGGCATTTTCATGCTTCAACCAAAATCATTAAT contains:
- a CDS encoding asparagine synthase-related protein; this encodes MSAIAGIYHFNNEPIPAEDCCGMMNALKHFPANDIKAMSRSNIFLGCHAQWITPESIGEVVPYYDYERQLAITSDAIIDNRAELFEMLQIDKDERKSMPDSKLILLAYSKWGEETPKHLIGDFAFMIWDEKNQKLFGARDFSGTRTLYYYKDYQRMAFCTTIKPLLTLPYVEKELNEQWIAEFLAIPVRADSVDTSSTVYKRVNQIPPSHSVTVENGKISFNRYCKLNCESKIKLKSNGEYEEAFREVFQRAVDARLRTHRSVGAHLSGGLDSGSVVSFAAKSLAKENKKLHTFSYVPVDDFVDWTPRYRVADERPLIKSTVNYVGNIEDNYLNFADQNSFTEIDDWLELLEMPYKSFENSFWIKGIYEKVRNQDIGVLLNGQRGNWTISWGPVLDYNAILLKRMHLLKLYKEVRLYAANVGVTKSRVLSFVGKKAYPQVAQHFSKVAEYENSMMINPDFASRSNVIEKIENEGIKVSGNLSSAYEVRNHQFEKSFFWNLNGVIGSKMSLRYSVWERDPTNDLDVIRFCLSVPEHQYVQNGLDRSLIRRATKNYLPDNIRLNQRTRGIQGTDGIHRMKPFWAEFIHEIEKLMLDEEMKEYLNISVLSEALAKLRHEPKENQVFDSEFRILMRSLIFYRFMKKNI
- a CDS encoding paeninodin family lasso peptide; the encoded protein is MKKVWEEPKLEVLDVKMTMAGPGKATPDAVQDDVDETVHYS
- a CDS encoding aldolase, which translates into the protein MINTETRVIYKAFGLTIRSEIPLPELLTAEVKDTSVDVEIKLQDLQSQWNDLLSNPPQKVVVKKNFVMFCITDTAIFSVQDGNLIAVSPIAGADENKIRLYILGTCMGAILMQRKTMPLHGSAIEINGKAYAFVGESGAGKSTLAAAFLEKGYRLISDDVIAVAFSRNQTPVVMPSYPQQKLWEESLKGFGMDEKFYLPLFERETKYAIPVQDKFLNSVLPLGGVFELIKGEGDAITLNRIQSLSKLTVFFQHTFRSSFLSPLGLMDWHFHASTKIINQIEMYQLQRPLEGFTANMLVEKVIRQIGTGQEDKK